A window of the Tachysurus fulvidraco isolate hzauxx_2018 chromosome 6, HZAU_PFXX_2.0, whole genome shotgun sequence genome harbors these coding sequences:
- the zmp:0000001200 gene encoding dedicator of cytokinesis protein 9 isoform X9, producing MGCTTSMILFDGLRSVLQRNCGYWKSTSAAEPNEPVETEAACASYRESRAWPVRTTSSKLKPRLIEPLDYESVLVQRKTQILSDVLRDMLQFPLEDFQTCTLRRQIRTLYPSVPENAQKEAHSLFVQECLKTYKSDWHIVSYKYEDYSGDFRQLPSKASRPDKLAVHVFEVDEDVDKDEDTASLGSQKGGISKQGWLYKGNMNSAISVTMRSFKRRYFHLTQLGDGSYNLNFYKDEKISKESKGTIFLDSCMGVVQNNKVRKFAFELKMQDKSSYLLAADSESEMEEWISTLNKILHSSFELAMQEKRNGDLHDDDEVGKTDSSSGSMDSFQSARDIESKMRNETRLKLFTLDADTQKLDFSGIEPEIKPFEEKFGKRIIVKCNDLSFNLQCCVAENEEGPTTNVEPFFVTLSLFDIQHSRKISADFHVDLNHPSVRAMVPGSGAQIINGASDAAQQTQNDLPDSFLQYPRQGVFSVMCPHPDIFLVARIEKVLQGGITHCAEPYMKSSDSTKTAQKVLKNAKVACSRLGQYRMPFAWAARPLFKDANGTLDKSARFSAVYRQDSNKLSNEDMFKLLADFKKPEKMAKLPVILGNVDVTIDNVAPDLPNCITSSYIPVRQFESSNWNGVLFEVEEFVPCIAKCSQPFTIYNNHLYVYPRQLKYDSQKTFAKARNIAVCVEFRDSDEEDALPLKCIYGRPGGSLFTKNAIAAVLHHQQNPEFYDEFKIELPTQLNEKHHLLFTFFHISCDTNSKASTKKREQVETQVGYAWLPLLKDGRVIMNEQNISIAANLPAGYLSCQEGNSKQHTGPEVKWVDGGKPLFKVSTHLVSTVYTQDQHLHNFFQHCESTVSAAQATGGELVKYLKSLHAVEAHVMINFLPTILNQLFCVLTSAAVEDVAVNVTRVMIHIVAQCHEEGLEHYLRSYVKYVFMTDANTATGKTVHEELAKAMTTILKPSTDFLTSNKLLKYSWYFFEALVKSMAQYLIDSGKVRLSRNQRFSATFYHTVETLVNMLMPHITQKYKDNLDATRNANQSLAFFIKRCFTFMDRGFAFKQINNYINCFMPGDARTLYEFKFEFLKVVCNHEHYIPLNLPMPFGKGRIMRFQDLQLDYSLTDDFCKNHFLVGLLLREVGAALQEFRDIRQTAIQVLKNLMTKHTFDDRYTSKSQHARLATLYLPLFGILQENVNRLNIKDTTPLTNSLSSSTVRDEPVPTSSLMTPHKTGSHIESSLHKDVFGVISGTVTPHASSTPNISVRHADSRCSLISTDSGSSLPERSNDKSQPSDKQNNVAAALGGSLLRCDKLEQSEVKSLLMCFLHVLKSMSEDALFTYWNKASSGDLMDFFTLLELCLHQFRYMGKRYIARSQEGSVTHERKSQTLPVSRSRAGMMHARLQQLSSLDNSYTYNHTYSHSDADVLNQSLLEANIATEVCLTVLDVLSIFIMGFKTQLSLDHGHNPLMKKVFAVHLCFLQINQSETALKQVFTFLRTFIYKFPCTFFEGRADMCASFCYEILKCCNSKLSSIRSDAAHLLYFLMKSNFDYTGRKSFVRTHLQVVIAVSQLIADVIGIGGMRFQQSLSIINNCANSDRTIKNTAFPSDVKDLTKRIRTVLMATAQMKEHERDPEMLVDLQYSLAKSYASTPELRKTWLDSMARIHVKNGDLSEAAMCYVHVAALVAEYLQRKGMFKQGCSAFRVVTPNIDEEASMMEDVGMQDVHFNEDVLMELLEECADGLWKAERYELISDIYKLIIPIYEKRRDFEKLAHLYETLHRAYSKVTEVMHTGKRLLGTYFRVAFFGQAAGFFEDEDGKEYIYKEPKFTPLSEISQRLLKLYSEKFGAENVKMIQDSGRINPKDLDSKYAYIQVTHVTPFLEEKEMVERKTEFERSHNIRRFVFEMPFTVSGKKQGGIEEQCKRRTILTTTHCFPYVKKRIAVMYQHHTDLNPIEVAIDEMSKKVAELRQLCASSEVDMIKLQLKLQGSISVQVNAGPLAYARAFLDDTTSKKYPDNKVKQLKEVFRQFVEACGHGLGINERLIKEDQQEYHDEMKANYRDLTRELSAIMHETIG from the exons TGTCTTAAAACCTACAAATCAGACTGGCACATTGTCAGCTACAAGTATGAAGATTATTCTGGTGACTTTCGTCAACTCCCCAg CAAAGCATCGAGACCTGATAAACTGGCAGTTCACGTGTTTGAGGTTGACGAAGATGTCGATAAAGACGAG gacacaGCTTCCTTGGGCTCTCAGAAGGGAGGTATTAGTAAGCAAGGGTGGCTTTACAAAGGCAACATGAACAGCGCGATCAGTGTCACTATGAGG TCTTTCAAAAGGAGGTATTTCCACCTCACACAGCTGGGAGATGGCTCCTATAACCTGAACTTCTACAAGGATGAAAAGATCTCTAAGGAGTCCAAAGGAACCATCTTCCTAGATTCGTGCATGGGTGTTGTTCAG AATAATAAGGTGCGCAAATTTGCATTTGAACTGAAGATGCAGGATAAGAGTTCTTATCTGTTGGCTGCCGACTCTGAAAGTGAAATGGAGGAATGGATCAGCACACTGAACAAAATACTTCACAGCAGCTTTGAGCTCGCCATGCAAGAGAAGAGGAATGGAGACCTACATGacg ATGATGAAGTGGGAAAGACTGACAGCTCTTCTGGAAGCATGGATAGCTTTCAG AGCGCCAGAGATATCGAGTCCAAGATGAGAAATGAAACTCGGCTAAAGCTCTTCACACTGGATGCAGACACACAG AAGTTGGACTTCTCTGGGATTGAGCCAGAAATCAAACCGTTCGAGGAGAAGTTTGGAAAACGGATTATTGTGAAATGCAACGACCTGTCATTCAACCTGCAGTGCTGTGTGGCAGAGAATGAGGAGGGCCCGACTACTAAC GTGGAGCCGTTCTTCGTCACACTGTCCCTGTTTGATATTCAACACAGTCGCAAGATCTCTGCAGATTTCCATGTAGACCTAAACCACCCGTCTGTTAGAGCCATGGTTCCAGGCTCTGGTGCGCAGATTATTAATGGAGCTTCAGATGCAGCACAGCAAACACAGAATGATCTACCAGATAGCTTTTTGCAGTATCCACGACAG ggAGTGTTTTCTGTGATGTGTCCGCACCCAGATATCTTCCTGGTGGCTCGGATTGAGAAAGTTCTTCAGGGAGGAATAACTCATTGTGCTGAGCCATACATGAAAAGTTCTGATTCCACTAAG aCAGCACAGAAGGTTCTGAAGAACGCTAAAGTAGCATGTAGCAGGCTCGGCCAGTACAGGATGCCTTTTGCATGGGCAGCCAG GCCTCTGTTTAAGGATGCAAATGGGACACTGGATAAATCTGCACGTTTCTCTGCAGTCTACAGGCAGGACAGTAACAAGCTGTCTAATGAGGACATGTTCAAACTTCTGGCAGATTTCAAGAA GCCAGAGAAAATGGCGAAGCTGCCAGTGATCCTGGGGAACGTGGACGTCACTATCGACAATGTGGCCCCAGATCTCCCAA ATTGCATAACGTCCTCGTATATCCCAGTGCGTCAGTTTGAGAGCAGTAATTGGAACGGGGTGTTGTTTGAGGTCGAGGAGTTTGTGCCATGCATAGCAAAATGCTCACAACCGTTCACCATCTACAACAATCACCTGTATGTCTACCCACGCCAGCTTAAATATGACAGCCAGAAGACTTTTGCTAAG GCTAGAAACATTgcggtgtgtgtggagttcagAGATTCAGACGAGGAAGATGCACTTCCTCTAAAG TGTATATATGGTCGTCCAGGTGGATCACTTTTCACTAAGAATGCCATTGCTGCAGTGTTGCATCACCAGCAAAACCCTGAGTTTTATGATGAG TTTAAGATCGAGCTGCCAACTCAGCTGAATGAGAAGCACCACCTTTTGTTCACATTCTTCCACATCAGCTGTGACACCAACAGCAAAGCTAGCACTAAGAAACGGGAACAGGTGGAGACCCAGG tgGGCTATGCCTGGCTGCCCTTACTGAAGGATGGCAGAGTGATCATGAATGAACAGAATATTTCTATAGCCGCAAACCTGCCTGCTGGCTACCTCAGCTGCCAGGAGGGCAACAGCAAG CAGCACACAGGCCCTGAAGTGAAGTGGGTTGATGGAGGAAAGCCTCTGTTTAAAGTCTCCACTCACCTCGTGTCCACAgtctacacacag GATCAGCATCTGCACAATTTCTTCCAACACTGTGAGAGCACAGTCTCTGCAGCTCAGGCCACAGGAGGCGAGTTGGTCAAATATCTTAAG AGTCTACATGCAGTGGAAGCTCACGTGATGATAAACTTCCTCCCCACAATTCTGAACCAGTTGTTCTGCGTTCTCACCAGCGCAGCTGTTGAGGACGTTGCTGTCAACGTCACAAG AGTTATGATCCATATAGTGGCTCAGTGCCATGAGGAGGGTTTGGAACATTATTTACGTTCATATGTCAAG taCGTATTTATGACCGATGCTAACACAGCCACTGGTAAAACAGTGCATGAGGAGCTGGCCAAAGCCATGACCACCATCCTAAAACCCTCTACAGATTTCCTCACCAGCAACAAACTGCTTAAG TACTCCTGGTACTTTTTTGAGGCCTTAGTGAAGTCCATGGCACAGTACTTGATAGACAGCGGTAAAGTTAGG CTGTCCAGGAATCAACGTTTCTCTGCCACGTTTTACCACACGGTGGAGACTCTGGTTAATATGCTGATGCCTCACATCACGCAGAAATACAAAGACAACCTAGATGCAACGCGCAATGCCAACCAAAGCCTAGCTTTCTTCATCAAG CGCTGTTTTACTTTCATGGATCGCGGCTTTGCCTTCAAGCAGATCAACAACTATATCAACTGCTTTATGCCTGGAGATGCGAGG ACACTATACGAGTTTAAATTTGAGTTCCTGAAGGTTGTATGCAACCACGAGCATTACATCCCACTTAATCTGCCCATGCCATTCGGGAAAGGAAGGATAATGAGATTTCAAG atcTTCAGTTGGACTACTCTCTAACTGATGATTTCTGTAAGAATCACTTCCTGGTTGGGCTTTTACTAAGGGAGGTGGGTGCAGCTCTGCAGGAGTTTCGGGATATTCGTCAAACAGCTATCCAGGTGCTGAAGAACTTGATGACGAAACATACATTTGATGATCGTTACACCTCCAAG AGTCAGCACGCGAGGTTGGCTACTCTGTACTTGCCTCTCTTTGGCATCCTCCAGGAGAATGTTAACAGACTCAACATTAAAGATACTACACCCTTGACCAACAGTCTCTCCAGCAGC ACTGTACGTGATGAACCGGTCCCTACCAGCTCTTTAATGACACCCCATAAAACAGGGAGTCATATTGAGAGCAGCCTGCATAAGGATGTGTTTGGGGTTATATCTGGAACAG TTACACCACATGCATCCTCAACTCCCAACATCTCTGTACGTCACGCTGACTCACGCTGCTCCCTCATCAGCACTGACTCAGGAAGCAGCCTACCAGAACGCAGCAATGACAAATCCCAACCCAGTGATAAG CAGAACAATGTGGCTGCAGCTCTGGGTGGATCACTCCTACGCTGTGATAAACTAGAGCAGTCTGAAGTGAAAAGTCTCTTAATGTGTTTCCTTCATGTGCTCAAGAGCATGTCTGAAG ACGCCCTATTTACCTATTGGAATAAAGCTTCGTCTGGAGATCTGATGGACTTTTTCACTCTGTTAGA GCTTTGTCTCCACCAGTTCAGATACATGGGGAAGAGATACATTGCCAG GAGCCAAGAAGGGTCTGTAACACATGAGCGCAAATCTCAGACTCTGCCTGTGTCCCGCAGTAGAGCTGGAATGATGCATGCTCGCTTACAGCAGCTCAGCAGCTTGGATAACTCATACACTTACAATCACA cctacAGTCATTCAGATGCAGATGTGTTAAACCAGTCACTGCTGGAGGCAAATATTGCTACTGAAGTGTGTCTGACAGTACTGGATGTACTAAGCATCTTCATCATGGGATTTAAG ACCCAGCTGAGCTTAGATCATGGGCACAACCCACTGATGAAAAAGGTGTTTGCAGTCCACCTGTGTTTTCTACAAATCAACCAGTCAGAAACAGCCCTCAAACAAGTCTTCACTTTCCTGCGCACCTTTATTTACAAA TTCCCTTGTACGTTTTTCGAGGGCCGAGCGGATATGTGTGCATCTTTCTGTTATGAGATCCTAAAGTGCTGTAACTCCAAACTCAGCTCCATCCGCTCTGACGCTGCCCATCTGCTTTACTTTCTCATGAAGAGTAATTTTGACTACACAGGCAGAAAATCCTTTGTTCGCACCCATCTACAG GTGGTGATTGCTGTCAGTCAGCTGATTGCTGATGTTATTGGAATTGGTGGGATGAGGTTTCAGCAGTCTCTGTCCATCATAAACAACTGTGCAAACAGTGACAGGACTATTAAA AACACTGCATTTCCATCTGATGTAAAAGACCTGACAAAGAGAATCCGCACAGTCCTGATGGCCACAGCGCAGATGAAAGAGCATGAGCGAGATCCAGAGATGCTGGTGGACCTGCAGTACAGTCTGGCCAAGTCATATGCCAGCACTCCTGAACTGCGTAAAACCTGGCTGGACAGCATGGCACGCATCCATGTGAAAAACGGTGATCTGTCTGAG GCCGCCATGTGTTACGTGCATGTAGCAGCACTGGTAGCTGAATACCTTCAAAGAAAAG GCATGTTTAAACAGGGTTGCTCTGCATTTCGAGTGGTCACGCCCAACATTGACGAGGAGGCATCTATGATGGAAGACGTGGGCATGCAAGACGTGCACTTCAATGAG GACGTCCTAATGGAGTTGTTAgaggagtgtgctgatggactCTGGAAAGCAGAACGATATGAGCTCATTTCTGATATCTACAAACTTATCATACCCATCTATGAGAAACGCAGAGACTTTGAG AAACTGGCTCACCTTTATGAGACACTTCACCGTGCATACAGTAAGGTCACAGAGGTGATGCACACAGGCAAACGACTCCTGGGAACTTACTTCAGGGTGGCCTTTTTTGGACAG GCAGCG GGCTTCTTTGAGGATGAGGACGGTAAAGAGTACATCTACAAAGAGCCCAAATTTACCCCGCTGTCGGAGATTTCTCAGCGACTCCTCAAACTCTACTCTGAGAAGTTCGGAGCAGAGAACGTCAAGATGATCCAGGACTCTGGAAGG ATTAATCCTAAAGACCTGGATTCCAAGTATGCATATATCCAGGTGACTCATGTCACTCCCTTCCTAGAGGAGAAGGAGATGGTAGAGAGAAAGACTGAATTCGAGAGAAGCCACAACATTCGCCGCTTTGTATTTGAGATGCCCTTCACTGTCTCGGGCAAGAAACAGGGTGGTATTGAGGAGCAGTGTAAACGCAGGACTATACTCACCA CCACGCACTGTTTCCCATACGTTAAGAAGCGAATAGCCGTGATGTACCAACACCACACAGACCTAAACCCCATCGAAGTGGCTATCGATGAGATGAGTAAAAAAGTAGCCGAGCTGCGGCAGCTCTGTGCCTCAAGTGAAGTCGATATGATCAAACTACAGCTCAAACTTCAGGGCAGCATCAGTGTACAG GTGAATGCTGGCCCACTGGCCTACGCTAGAGCTTTCCTTGATGATACCACATCTAAGAAATATCCTGACAACAAAGTCAAACAGCTCAAAGAGGTGTTCAG GCAATTTGTGGAGGCATGTGGTCACGGGCTGGGCATTAACGAGAGGCTCATCAAAGAGGACCAGCAGGAGTATCATGATGAAATGAAGGCCAATTACAGAGACCTCACCAGGGAACTCTCCGCAATTATGCATGAGACG ATTGGATG a